TCGCATTGCAAAAGTTAGCTCCTCGCTTCCGACATTGTCAAGCCAAATTACGATTTTGGCGTGCGGCGCCACCATCGCTTCTGTGCCCTGCTGACGCCAATATCGATTTCACCCGCATTCCAAGCGGTGAAAGCGCTTCCCGCTGGTGATACGAGACCGCCTGAACTTGATTCCATGGGGTCTCTCACAGGCTTTCTGCGGCACCGGCTACGACGTTTGATCTGTAAGATTCTTGTTGGCAAGCGGTTAGAGAATTCAAAAAATGCAACTGCCATCGACATATGCACAATCGTATATATTGTGGCTGTTAACTCATTGATACCACAATATATTGTGTTTTTCTGGAAATTTTATTTTGACCGATCTCTTGCAGCCTTTACTCTTGCCATCCCGCGCGTGATCACCGGTGATCACAACTCGGGCACAAGAACACAAAAAGTGATTCCGGACGGGATGTCCGATGAATAACATCGAAGTGGCGCGAGTGATCTTCCGATCACTCGAGTGGGGATAATCTACTTTTAGGGAGAGCTGTTATGCAGGGATCAGAGAAGAAAGCGTTGACCGAAAACGCCCTGCGCGTCTTGGAAAGGCGCTATTTGGCCAAGGATGACCACGGGAATGTGATCGAATCACCCGATCAACTCTTCCGACGTGTGGCAACGGCGGTCGCACAGTCGGACCGGAACTACGGTGCGACCGACGAGCAAATTCAGGAAACGGCCGAAACCTTCTACCGCATGATTTCGAGTCTCGACTTCATGCCCAACTCGCCGACGCTGATGAACGCCGGGAGGCCGCTCGGGCAATTGTCGGCCTGCTTCGTTCTGCCGGTCGGCGACTCGATGGAAGAGATTTTCGAAACGATTAAGCATGCGGCCCTGATTCACAAGTCGGGCGGCGGCACCGGATTCTCGTTCTCGCGGTTGCGCCCGCGCAACTCGATGGTTGCTTCGACCTCGGGCGTGGCCTCGGGACCGGTTTCCTTCATGAAGGTGTTCAATGCCGCCACCGAAGCGGTCAAACAGGGCGGCACGCGCCGCGGCGCCAATATGGGGATACTGCGTGTCGATCATCCCGATATCGAGGAATTCGTCTCCTGCAAAGACGACCTTGCGCAGGTTACCAACTTCAACATCTCGGTGGCGATCACCGATGAGTTCATGCGGGCCGTCAAGGAGAACCGGGATTACGCGCTGCTCAACCCGCGCACCGGCGAGCCGTACACGGTCAACGGCAAGACCGTCACCAAGTACGCGCCGAAGATCTTCAACGATATCATTCAGCACGCCTGGCAGACCGGCGAGCCGGGGATCGTCTATATCGACCGGATGAACGCCCTCTCGCCGAACCCCGGGTACGAGGTCATCGAGGCCACTAATCCCTGCGGCGAACAGCCGTTGCCGCCGTACGATTCCTGCAATCTCGGCTCGATCAATCTGGGCGCAATGGTGATGACGGAAGTACCGCGCGACTACAATCCCAAGGTTGACCCGGCGCGCGGCATCGACTGGGATCGGTTCCGCAAGCTGATCCAGGACTGCGTGCACTTCCTCGACAACATCATCGACGCCAACAAATATCCGATTCCCGAAATCGAAGACCAGACCCGCCGCAATCGTCGTATCGGGCTCGGCGTGATGGGCTGGGCGGATATGCTGATCAAGTTGCGTGTGCCGTACAACAGCGAGAAGGCGTTTGAACTGGGTGAGCGCGTGATGGAATTCATCAACAATGAAGGCCACATGTACTCCTCCGAGTTGGCGCGCCTGCGCGGCAAGTTCCCGAACTGGGAACATTCGCGCTTTGCCGCCGAGGGCGTGATCATGCGCAACGCCACTGTGACCACGATCGCGCCGACCGGCACGATCTCGATCATCGCGGGCTGTTCGTCGGGGATTGAACCGTATTACGCGATTTCCTTCGTCCGCAACGTTATGGACAATACCAAGCTGGTTGATGTCAACCCGCTCTTCGAAGAGATCGCTCGTAAGCGCGGCTTTTATACCCAGGAACTGATGGAGAAGATCGCCAACGACAATTCCGTTCAGGGCTTCGACGATATCCCCGGCGATGTGAAAGAGCTCTTCATGACCGCCGCCGACGTCACGCCGTTCCAGCATATTCGGATGCAGGCGGTCTTCCAGAAGAACTGCGATTCGTCGGTCTCCAAGACGATCAACATGGACAACTCCGCGACGCAGCAGGATGTCTACGACGCCTACTGGTACGCCTACGAACTCGGCTGCAAGGGCGTGACGATCTATCGCGACGGTTCGCGGCCGATGCAGGTGCTTTCTACCGGTAAGACCAAGGACCCGAATGCGGCCAAGGAAGAGCCGAAGGTCGAAGCTGCCGCCCCGACTGCCGCCGCGGCTCCGGCCACACCGACGACTCCGGCGGTCGAATCGGCCGCGCCGGCACACGCCGAGGTGCAGGATCGTCCCGATGTTTTGACCGGCATCACCGAGCGCATCCGCACCGGCTACGGCAATCTCTACATCACGATCAACGAGCACAACGGCAAGCCGTTCGAGGTGTTTGCGCAGATCGGCAAGTCGGGCTGGTCGACGATGGCCGACACCGAGGCGATCTGCCGCATGATTTCGCTGGCGCTGCGTTCCGGCGTGCCGGTGAGCGCGATCATCGAGCAATTGGCCGGCATCGGCGGAGAATCGCCGCTGTATCAGAACGGCGAATTGATCAAGTCGATTCCCGATGCGATCGGCATTGTGCTGAAGAAGCATTTCGGCAACGGCAAGGACGTGCAGCGCAAGTCGACCTATCACGAGGTCTGCCCCGACTGCGGGACCAAGCTGGAGCACGATTCCGGGTGCGTCACGTGTCGCGGCTGCGGCTATAACAAGTGTTAGTAGGTCAGGATCCCCGCGATCCTGACACTTGATCGTTGTGCCGGGTCTTGATCCTGGCCCAGCGCCAGCGCGGACACGGTTGTGACCCGGCACTCTTAAGCCGATTCGGAAGACATGCTGCCTGAAGGCGGGGCGGTCGGTCTCAACACCGACTCTGATATTAATCGTATGAGGGCGAGGAGCAATCCTTGCCCTTTGATTTTCTCGTCAGAGCGATTTCCCCCTGCCGCGTTAGAAGCTCACCGCCGCGCACAAAAATGTGCTCTCTTGCTGCTGCTTCAAAGCGACGTGCAATTTGGCGTTGTAGTCCGTAGGTCCGAACCCCCGTGGTTCGGACGGTATCGAGTTACGCCAGGGGATTCTGTCCGAAGCGCAGGGCTTCGGACCTACATACTATATCTTCGCCGGTGGGCCCGCGCCGGTGCCGTGTCAGGCCGGTGATGTTGATTGCAGTGGGATCGTCAACATCTCTGACGCTGTTTCCCTTATCAATTTCATCTTTGTGAGCGGTCCATCGCCGTGTCTTCCGGATCCATCGACACCAGCTCCCATTTGTGGCAAATAGCCACCATAATAGCACCACACCAGTGACAGCGGCCGATAGTCAACAACTATCGGCCGCTGTGATAGGCATTCGTTGTCCCCTCTCCCTCACGTCCGTCTCAAACCCACTTCCAACAATGCTCTCCGAATCGCTCACCGACACGGCCCCGGCCCCAAATCAAACAGATACAAGATCAAGTGCACCGCATCCGAGATGTTTACAAATCCGCTGCAATCCAAATCTCCGGCTGCCGGCGGATTCGGCGCCGGGCCGCTGGCGAAGATGTAATTCACCAGATACACGGCATCGGTCAGCGCGATGCGGCCGTCGCAGTCGCAGTCGCCGACGTGCACCGTCGGATTGATCTTCAACGCGAACCCAAATACGTCGCCAGCTGGCGGCGTGCTCGCGTCGGTCAGTTGGATGGTGAAGTAGAAGGTCGCCGGATAGGTCGGCACGCCTTCGATGATGCCCTGCTCGCCGCCGGTGAAGTTCAGGCCGTAGGGAATATCGCCGCCGAGGAAAGTCCAGTTGTACGGCGGGACCCCTCCCAGCGCCGCCAACTCGCAGTAGTACGGCTTGGTCTCTTCGCCTGCCGGCAGATCACGCGAGACGATTGTCAGCGCAAACGGCTGTTCGCTGAAACCTTTGAGAATCCAGTTGAGCGGATCGAAGTGCACCTCCGCGACGTTCTGCGCAAACTCGCGCTGGTAGAGCATGAACGCCCGGTCGTTCCAGAGCGTGTCATAGATCTCGCTGTCGTCGTCGAGCCGATACATCACCTGGATCGGCATGGCGAACACCTCGAACTCCGTCTGCACCTGCTTGATGATTAGATCGAGCCGATACCCGCCTTCCCCACTCGGCACGCTCTGCCACATGTATTCATATTGCGGATTGCCGTAGCCATAGACCCATTCGCTGAAGAACCAGTCCAGATCCTGCCCCGAAGATTGCTCCATGTAGTACTGGAAGTCCTCCGTCACGGCGGTGCCGTACTTGAGCGGCGAAGCGCCGTAATTGCGCAAGCCCGTGAAGAAGGCCTCGTCGCCGATCACTCCGCGCAACATATGCAGCACCCACCCGCCTTTGTCGTAGACAATAATATCGAGGATATTCCAGGCATAAGTCGTGTCGCGCACGTAGATTGACCCCGGTCCATAGTATTCGATCGCGTTCATGTAGCTGTGCAGCGCGTCGGTCCCGAGCATCGCCTCCACCATCAGCGCCTCGGAGTAGGTGGCGAATCCCTCGTTCAGCCAGATGTGATGCCAGTCGCGGCAGGTGATCATATCCCCCCACCACTGGTGCGACAACTCGTGCACGATCGTCATGACGTTTTCCGACATTCCCGGCGACATCGAAGTATTGGTCTGGTGCTCCATCGCGCCACCCCAGGTGAAGTTCGACATCGCGTACTTTTCATTGGGGAACGGGTAGCGGCCGAAGATGCGCGACAGGGTGTCGATCGCCGGCACGGTAAACGCGTAGGCATCGGCAATCTGCGGCACCAGGCCGGGATACACCCAGTAGTCCACCGGCAGCGAGTCGGTCGGCGTCCTCTGCGCCCACTCGCGCCAATGGGTGAATTCCGCGATGGCTACGCTCACCAGGTACGTTGCGATCGGATAGCGCACCGACCAGTGCGTCGTGCGGAAACCGTCGCCGTGGTCGACATCGCTGATCAGATTGCCGTTCGAGGAGCAAAATAGATTCGCAGGATAAGTGATGTAGATATCCAGCGAATCGGCTTTGTCGTTGGGATAGTCCTTACACGGCCACCACGCGCAAGCGTAAAACGGCTCCGACAGGTTGCCGATGACGGGCTGGCCGTCATACTCGTCGAAAAATAATGCGGCCCACGCCAGTTGTTCTTCGACCCCGTGGTGAAACACCTGCGTCTGGAACACTTCTCCCGGCGCGTACGTGCGCCCGAGGTCAATATGCAACAGGCGCGAGTCAGTCCACCAACTGGCCGGCTCGCCGTTGAGCTTAATCGAATCGACGTTGACAATCCAGTAGCAGTCGATCTGACAGACCGCCAGCGGCGCAACGACCTCTGCGGTCATGGTCACGTTACCACTGACGATCGCATTGGCCCGGTCAAACTTCATCTCCAGCCGGTAATAGTTGACATCATACTTCTCCTGCAGCGGTGTCCCGCCGCGCGGTCTGGCCGCGCCCACGTCGAGCGCCGTCACCAGTTGCCTGGCCCTGCCCTGTCGGCAGGCCTCGTGCGCCGCCTTCGAATCGCGAATCACCTGATCGATCGGAGGAAAGTCAGCGGCGGCGAGCGTGGGATAGACGAATAAACACAGCAACGAAAAGAGCAGCGCAACTCGCGCAGGCGCGAGTCGCATCCGGGCGCATGTTCCAGCGCGCATAGGCCCCTCCCATGGGTCTGAGGTTGGCGTGCCGACGCTGGCGTGCAGCATCGGAGCATCAATTGACGATTACGCTTCCGCCGCAGCCGCGCCGGTGCAACCGGCGCGGCGAACACGGATGACGTTGTCTATATCGGATATTTACGATGTTGCGGACGCGAAGTTGTCCCGATCTGAAACACTGGTCCCAACTTACAAAACCTGAACTGTGCACATTCCGGGACAATTGCCGATAACTCAAGGTGACTAAGTCCGTTCGCGTGTGACCGGGGGCGGCAGACGCGGTGGTCTAACTGATTGGAGCTATGGGAACTTTCATTCCGGCCGGCCGACTTTCCGCCGTCAAGTACGGCGATCAGCGCATCGAGATTCAAACGGAGTTTTCCAAGTATCCGGAGCCCCGGATTGCCACTTCCGTCAGCCTCGCCGGGCAGGTCATCCATAAGATCCAGAAGCTCTGGGGCAAGCCGATTGACTCGATCGACGAGATGCGGGTGGTCGAGGAGATCATCAACAAGCAGCATAATGAAGTCACGGCGCTGATCCACGAGCACGCCCATACGCTCGTCGAGCAGGTGCAGGCGCAGCGCAACCGGCCCGGGGGCGAACAAATTCTTGATCAGGTCGGCAAGGTCGAGCACGTGCAGTCGGCCTTCATCTTGACCTCCGAGGGCAAGCTGGTGGCACGGCAGAAGATCACGAAGGAGGCCGAGATCGTCGCCGCCATGATCGCCAGCCTGACGGAGATCCTGTTCGACATCGGCCGCACGATGAATCTCGGCGACTGCGAAGACTGCGTGCTCAATCTCGGCTCGCACGACCTGTTGCTGCTGCCGTTCCAGGGCGGCTACCTGGCGGTGCTGGTTGACACCAAAGTGCGCAAGCGCGAGGTGCTCGAACAACTCTGGAAGATCGCGAGGGCGGCATGAGAAAAGTGATCGAGGCGATCCGCGGCGTGATGGGCG
This is a stretch of genomic DNA from Candidatus Zixiibacteriota bacterium. It encodes these proteins:
- a CDS encoding roadblock/LC7 domain-containing protein, which encodes MGTFIPAGRLSAVKYGDQRIEIQTEFSKYPEPRIATSVSLAGQVIHKIQKLWGKPIDSIDEMRVVEEIINKQHNEVTALIHEHAHTLVEQVQAQRNRPGGEQILDQVGKVEHVQSAFILTSEGKLVARQKITKEAEIVAAMIASLTEILFDIGRTMNLGDCEDCVLNLGSHDLLLLPFQGGYLAVLVDTKVRKREVLEQLWKIARAA
- a CDS encoding vitamin B12-dependent ribonucleotide reductase, whose product is MQGSEKKALTENALRVLERRYLAKDDHGNVIESPDQLFRRVATAVAQSDRNYGATDEQIQETAETFYRMISSLDFMPNSPTLMNAGRPLGQLSACFVLPVGDSMEEIFETIKHAALIHKSGGGTGFSFSRLRPRNSMVASTSGVASGPVSFMKVFNAATEAVKQGGTRRGANMGILRVDHPDIEEFVSCKDDLAQVTNFNISVAITDEFMRAVKENRDYALLNPRTGEPYTVNGKTVTKYAPKIFNDIIQHAWQTGEPGIVYIDRMNALSPNPGYEVIEATNPCGEQPLPPYDSCNLGSINLGAMVMTEVPRDYNPKVDPARGIDWDRFRKLIQDCVHFLDNIIDANKYPIPEIEDQTRRNRRIGLGVMGWADMLIKLRVPYNSEKAFELGERVMEFINNEGHMYSSELARLRGKFPNWEHSRFAAEGVIMRNATVTTIAPTGTISIIAGCSSGIEPYYAISFVRNVMDNTKLVDVNPLFEEIARKRGFYTQELMEKIANDNSVQGFDDIPGDVKELFMTAADVTPFQHIRMQAVFQKNCDSSVSKTINMDNSATQQDVYDAYWYAYELGCKGVTIYRDGSRPMQVLSTGKTKDPNAAKEEPKVEAAAPTAAAAPATPTTPAVESAAPAHAEVQDRPDVLTGITERIRTGYGNLYITINEHNGKPFEVFAQIGKSGWSTMADTEAICRMISLALRSGVPVSAIIEQLAGIGGESPLYQNGELIKSIPDAIGIVLKKHFGNGKDVQRKSTYHEVCPDCGTKLEHDSGCVTCRGCGYNKC